One genomic region from Terriglobales bacterium encodes:
- a CDS encoding M20/M25/M40 family metallo-hydrolase, with the protein MDPVRLTRELIDIESITGNEAEVGDYLHAVLSKLGYRTEKMPVEGARKNIYATLDGKPDLIFSTHMDTVPPFIPSSEDGGKIYGRGSCDAKGIIAAQIAAAETLRHKTSKIGLLFLVGEERDSQGAKEANLHAPGSRFLINGEPTENKIGRASKGTLRVQLTASGRMAHSAYPHLGESAIEKMVEALYRLLQVPLPNNPEIGPTTVNIGLIEGGRAPNVIPDFARAQLLYRLVGPTDKLRKDIQAAVNGLATAEFALEIPHVKLRTVDGIPEMIAAFTTDIPALTNWGEPVLLGPGSIHVAHTDGEFISKRDLTEAVGLYVSVAEKLLSS; encoded by the coding sequence ATGGACCCTGTTCGGCTCACGCGTGAGCTCATCGATATCGAATCGATCACCGGCAATGAAGCCGAAGTCGGCGATTATCTCCACGCGGTTCTTTCCAAGCTTGGATATCGCACGGAAAAGATGCCGGTCGAAGGCGCTCGCAAAAACATCTACGCGACTCTCGACGGAAAGCCTGATCTGATCTTCTCGACCCACATGGACACGGTGCCGCCGTTCATTCCATCGTCGGAAGACGGGGGGAAGATCTACGGACGCGGCTCGTGCGATGCCAAGGGAATCATAGCCGCGCAGATCGCGGCTGCGGAAACACTCCGCCATAAGACGTCCAAGATTGGGCTGTTGTTTCTAGTGGGGGAAGAGCGCGACAGTCAAGGAGCAAAGGAAGCAAATCTTCATGCTCCAGGATCTCGTTTTCTGATCAACGGCGAGCCAACGGAGAACAAGATTGGCCGCGCCTCGAAGGGAACGCTGCGCGTGCAACTCACGGCCAGTGGGCGCATGGCTCACTCGGCCTATCCGCACCTGGGTGAGTCGGCGATCGAGAAGATGGTCGAGGCATTGTATCGTTTGCTCCAGGTGCCGCTGCCGAACAATCCCGAGATCGGTCCAACTACCGTTAATATCGGACTCATCGAGGGAGGGCGGGCTCCGAACGTGATTCCCGATTTCGCACGCGCGCAGTTGCTTTATCGCCTCGTGGGACCCACCGACAAGCTTCGCAAGGATATTCAGGCGGCAGTCAACGGTCTCGCGACTGCCGAGTTCGCGCTCGAAATTCCACACGTAAAGCTCCGCACGGTTGACGGCATTCCTGAAATGATCGCGGCCTTCACGACGGATATTCCGGCACTCACGAACTGGGGTGAGCCTGTGCTGCTAGGTCCGGGGTCGATTCACGTTGCGCACACCGATGGCGAGTTTATTTCAAAGCGTGATCTGACCGAAGCGGTCGGGCTCTATGTCTCAGTGGCCGAAAAACTGCTTTCCTCTTAG